The DNA sequence GTCGAGGTGGACCCGGCCCGGCGGGGCAACAACTCCGTCCACCTGTACGCCTACACCGAGGACAACCGGCCGCAGCCGGTGATCGAGTGGCAGGCCACGGCGGCGTTGCCGGCCAGCGGGGTCGAGCCGATCGAGATCCCGCTGCTGCCGCTGACCGACAACCACGCCACCGGTGAGATCAGCCTGCCGGCGGCGGGAGACTGGGAACTGCGGATCACTGTCCGGATCTCCGACATCGATCAGGCGACCGTCTCCACGACGGTGGAAATCAACTAGAAAGGGCTACTTCATGCTCCGTCACCGACGCACACCGGTCCGCGCCACGGCGCTCGCCGGTGCGGCCGTCCTCGTCGGCGTCCTCGGCCTGGCCGCCCCGGCGGCCGCGCACATCACGGTCAACCCGTCGCAGGCCACCGTCGGCGACTACGCCCGGCTGGCGTTCCGGGTGCCGAACGAGAGCGACGAACACAGCACCGTCGAGGTCGAGGTGGTCCTGCCGGAGGACGCGCCGGTCGCCTCGGTGTCGCTGGCCAGGGTGCCGGGCTGGACCGCCGACGTGCAGGTGGCGCCGGTGGACCCACCGCTGGAGGTGCACGGGGCGCAGATCACCGAGGCGGTGTCCCGGATCGTGTGGACCGCCGACAGCCCGCAGGACGGGGTGCAGCCGGGTGAGTTCGTGGAGTTCCCGGTCTCCCTCGGCCCGCTGCCCGAGGCCGAGCAACTGGTCTTCAAGTCGCTGCAGACCTACTCCGACGGCACCGTGGTGCGGTGGATCGAGGTTCCGGTGCCCGGTGAGGAGGAGCCGGCCACCCCGGCCAGCGTGCTCACGTTGACCTCGGCTGAGGAGGACAGCCCGGCCGTCGGCGGCGGCGGTCAGGAACCAGTCGACGACGAGGCGCCGGCCGACGACGCCGCGACCGGCAGCGACGCCGGCGAAAGCGACACCGGCGGCAACGGTGCCGCGCTCGGGGTGGGGATCGTCGGGCTGCTCGCCGGCCTCGGCGGGTTGGCACTCGGCGGGCTGGCGTTCGCCCGGACCCGCCGCCCGACGCCTGCTCCGGCACCTGTCCCAGCGGCCGCTACCCGCCCGGAGTCGACGTCGGGTGGCGGCGGATCGGCAGACTGACCAGCAACACCGCGGCCGCCAGCACGTACAGGTTGCGCAACACGAAGGTGGCCGGATCGTCGGTCGGCACCTTCGCGTGCCCCCAGTCGATCAGTGACACGACACCGACGACCAGCGCCGCGAAGATGACCGCCGCCAACGCCACCGACGCCGCCGGTCCGGCGGCCCGGACTCCGCGCCGGGCCGCCGCCGGCTGCGGCCCGGCGGCGACCAGCGGGCGGTCCGGCAGCGCCGCGTCGAGGAGCACGATCAGCGCCGGGACGAACCAGTAGACGTGGTGCGGCCAGGTGATCGGTGCGATCAGCGCGGCCACCAGACCGGTCAGGGTCAGCCCGGCCAGCTCGTCGCCGGCCCGTACCGCACGGGCCGCGCGCCACAGCCCGTAGCCGGCGGCGACGGTCACCAGCACCAGCCAGACCAGCCGGTCCGGCTCGGCCGGAGCGGCCAGCCGGGCGAGTAGCCCTTGCAGCGACTGGTTGCCGGTGTAGTCGCTGCGCCCCACCCGGTCGGTGCTCCACAGCTCGGTGAACCAGAACCGCCACGACTCCGCCGGGGCGACCGCCGCGGCGAGCCCGGTGGCGGCCGCCGCCGCCAGGCAGGACACCAGCGCCGCCCGCCACCGGCGGGTGACCAGCAGGTAGACGATGAAGATCCCCGGGAACAGCTTGATCGCCGTCGCCAGGCCGATGCCGACGCCGGCCCAGCGGGACCGCTTCGGTACGGCGAACAGCAGGTCGGCCAGGATCAGCACGACCAGCAGCATGTTGATCTGCCCGAGGAAGATCGTCTCCCGGGTCGGCTCGATCAGCACCACCAGCGGTACCGCCAGACCGGCCAGCCACCAGCGCGGCAGACCGCGCCGGCGGGCGATCGGGGTGACCAGCCAGACCGTGGTGACCACCACCGCCAGCAGCGTGCCGACGGTGAACACGGCGGCGGCGGTCCCGGCGCCCACGGCCGCGAACGGGCGCAGCAACAGCGCGGTGAACGGGGGATAGGTGAAGTAGAGCTGGCCCTGCACGATGTCGGGCTGAACGTAGTCGTACAGCGGGTTGCCGTCGGCCCACCAGCGCATCGCGCTCAGGTAGATCTTCAGGTCGTAGAAGTCGTGCCGGTTGCCGTACCAGATCAGGGCGGCGATCACGGCGGCGCTGAGCGCGACGACGACCGCGACCCGGCGCGGCGTGCGGGATCTGTCGTCGACGGGACGCGGCGCGGGGCCGTCCGGGAGGGTGTCGGCGGGCACGCCCGCGAGCCTAGCGGGGGCCGCCGCCGGTGACCTGGCAGGCTGCTGGACGGTGCCGCGTAGGCTGTCCGCGTGGCGGATCTTCTTGTCTGGATCGACTGTGAGATGACCGGGCTCGACCTCGGCAGGGACGCGTTGATAGAGGTGGCCGCGTTGGTCACCGACTCCGACCTCAACGTGCTCGGTGACGGCGTCGACCTGGTGATCCACGCCGACGAGGAGGCACTGGCCGGGATGCCGGACGTGGTGCGGGAGATGCACGCCAAGTCCGGGCTGACCGAGGAGGTGCGGCGTTCGGCGGTCACCCTCGCCGAGGCGCAGGACCGGGTGCTGGAGTACGTGACCAGCTTCGTGCAGGAGCCGAAGACCGCGCCGCTGTGCGGCAACTCGATCGCCACCGACCGGGGGTTCATCGCCCGAGATATGCCGCGACTCGACTCCTACCTGCATTACCGCATGATCGACGTTTCGTCGATCAAGGAGTTGTGCCGCCGGTGGTACCCCCGGGTCTATTTCGGGCAGCCGGCCAAAGGGCTGTCGCACCGGGCGCTGGCGGACATCCGGGAGAGCATCCGGGAGCTGGAGTACTACCGGCGGTCGATCTTCGTGCCGTTGCCCGGCCCGGACGTCGACGCGGCCAAGGCGATCGCCGCCGGCCTCTGACCGCCGCCGAATGACCGGCCGCTGGATGGCGGCTGGGCCGGCCCGGCGGAACCCGCTCGACGTGATGCCCGCCGGTAGGGCTATCATTGGTCGGCACCCCACGCGGCAGTCTGCCGGGTGTGGTTCTTGGTGGCTGTAGCTCAGCAGGTAGAGCACCGGGTTGTGGTCCCGGGTGTCGAGGGTTCAAGTCCCTTCAGTCACCCCATACCGAAGCGCCCGGCCAGGGAGATCCTGGCCGGGCGCTTTCGCTCGGTGCCGGTCGTCGTCCGGGGCGGGCCGGGTGCCCGACCCGGACGGGACGGGTCAGCCCTGCGGGTCCGAGCCGGTTGCGGATCCGCCGGCGGCACCGCCCGGCGTCGACTCGGTGGACTCCGGCTCGGACGTCGCCGGCTCGTACGGCAGAGCGCTGCCTTCGACGAGCTCGTCCCAGCTGAGGTTCCACACGGTCCAACCGTTGCCGTTGGCGAGTTGGACCTCGGTGCCCTTGACCGTGACCGGGTCACCGACCTTGGTCTGGTTGAACAGCCACTTGGCGTTGTCCATCGACATGTTGACGCAGCCGTGTGACACGTTGCGTACCCCCTGGTCGGCCACCGACCACGGGGCAGCGTGGATGAACTCGCCGCCCCAGGTCAGCCGCTGGGCGTACTCGATGTCCGTCCGGTAGCCCTCCTCCGGGCCCAGCTCCTCGTACGTGTCGAAGACGGTCTCCTTCAGCTTCTCCATCACGATCATGGTGCCGCTGGAGGAGGGCGTCTTCGGCTTGCCGAGACTGACCGGGATCTCCTTGATCGTCTCGCCGTCCTTGGTGACCACCATCGTCTTGCTGGCGTTGTCCACCGTCATCACCAGCGCCGCACCGACCTCGGCGTCCACGGTCAGGTCGTTGCGGCCGTACCAGCCGTCGCCCATCGGTAGGCCACCGGTCTGCGCCTTGTAGAACAGCTGGGTGCCGGCCTGCCAGAACTCGCGTGGCCGGAACTGGACCTCGGTGGGGCTCACCCAGTACCAGATGCCCTCCTGGGCGGGCTCGGTCTCGACGCCCAACCGTCGCTGCACGTCGTCGCGGTAGTCCTGCGGGATGTCCCGGCTGAACCGCAGGATCAGTGGCATCGCGACGCCGACCA is a window from the Solwaraspora sp. WMMD792 genome containing:
- a CDS encoding YcnI family protein: MLRHRRTPVRATALAGAAVLVGVLGLAAPAAAHITVNPSQATVGDYARLAFRVPNESDEHSTVEVEVVLPEDAPVASVSLARVPGWTADVQVAPVDPPLEVHGAQITEAVSRIVWTADSPQDGVQPGEFVEFPVSLGPLPEAEQLVFKSLQTYSDGTVVRWIEVPVPGEEEPATPASVLTLTSAEEDSPAVGGGGQEPVDDEAPADDAATGSDAGESDTGGNGAALGVGIVGLLAGLGGLALGGLAFARTRRPTPAPAPVPAAATRPESTSGGGGSAD
- a CDS encoding Ig-like domain-containing protein, yielding MRVSRFQVKPRTGRARPPVPRVVTAVALAAALALTGACTGAGDAPTWQGGTEADPSPQAQATITEPAADATDVPASTAITFTTTEAAQTTVELTDADGNPVPGEVDADGTVFLPNGQLEYDAAYTATVTVTGDDGETTVTSHNFRTMAQPGNQVRVSSFLGDGNVVGVAMPLILRFSRDIPQDYRDDVQRRLGVETEPAQEGIWYWVSPTEVQFRPREFWQAGTQLFYKAQTGGLPMGDGWYGRNDLTVDAEVGAALVMTVDNASKTMVVTKDGETIKEIPVSLGKPKTPSSSGTMIVMEKLKETVFDTYEELGPEEGYRTDIEYAQRLTWGGEFIHAAPWSVADQGVRNVSHGCVNMSMDNAKWLFNQTKVGDPVTVKGTEVQLANGNGWTVWNLSWDELVEGSALPYEPATSEPESTESTPGGAAGGSATGSDPQG
- the orn gene encoding oligoribonuclease, yielding MADLLVWIDCEMTGLDLGRDALIEVAALVTDSDLNVLGDGVDLVIHADEEALAGMPDVVREMHAKSGLTEEVRRSAVTLAEAQDRVLEYVTSFVQEPKTAPLCGNSIATDRGFIARDMPRLDSYLHYRMIDVSSIKELCRRWYPRVYFGQPAKGLSHRALADIRESIRELEYYRRSIFVPLPGPDVDAAKAIAAGL
- a CDS encoding glycosyltransferase 87 family protein; this translates as MIAALIWYGNRHDFYDLKIYLSAMRWWADGNPLYDYVQPDIVQGQLYFTYPPFTALLLRPFAAVGAGTAAAVFTVGTLLAVVVTTVWLVTPIARRRGLPRWWLAGLAVPLVVLIEPTRETIFLGQINMLLVVLILADLLFAVPKRSRWAGVGIGLATAIKLFPGIFIVYLLVTRRWRAALVSCLAAAAATGLAAAVAPAESWRFWFTELWSTDRVGRSDYTGNQSLQGLLARLAAPAEPDRLVWLVLVTVAAGYGLWRAARAVRAGDELAGLTLTGLVAALIAPITWPHHVYWFVPALIVLLDAALPDRPLVAAGPQPAAARRGVRAAGPAASVALAAVIFAALVVGVVSLIDWGHAKVPTDDPATFVLRNLYVLAAAVLLVSLPIRRHPTSTPGG